One Hippoglossus stenolepis isolate QCI-W04-F060 chromosome 9, HSTE1.2, whole genome shotgun sequence genomic region harbors:
- the clip1a gene encoding CAP-Gly domain-containing linker protein 1 isoform X2 encodes MSTAKASGIKGPSKIARPPGTGAPKTNPSAGAKVAADKSAAIASGGDAQNAEESFQVGERVWVNGNKPGCIQFLGETQFAPGQWAGIVLDEPIGKNDGSVAGVRYFQCEALRGIFTRPSKLSGTEGESNGTLTEPPSRATSPTPSVDSVASHTPAAKSMMPSTTPAAKKPSTTTPATPATPATPATPATNLVRTNSESVSNLSETGSVKKGERELKMGDRVLVGGTKAGVVRFLGETDFAKGEWCGVELDEPLGKNDGAVAGTRYFQCQPKYGLFAPVHKVTRIGFPSTTPAKAKTTVRKVVATPSGLKRSPSASSISSMSSVASSVSAKPSRTGLLTETSSRYNRKISGTTALQEALKEKQQHIEQLMGERDMERAEVIKATSHVGEMEQEINLLRDDHEQMETKMDQLRTLVEAADKDKVELLNQLEEERRKVEDLQFRVEEACITKGDLETQTRLEHAHIKELEQSLLFEKTKAEKLQRELEDTRVASVSERSRVMYLERDLTLRTREVADLQLRLGTEPGSGDSTLSPLLEEIHSLRDQLAAQEAKQQEELTTYKEKQDAQEKIHSKEVAQLQATSVRLSGENEQVQMRLSQAEKENADITELWRSKLESSVASHQQTLEELKVSFSKGAGAQTEELVETKSALETLKLEHKLAVEEAGAKHDANTAAWTQETRALKAQLLSLTEDKERLEELVRSSVDKTEEQHLVEMEDVLGKLHTAELRVKELEEKEEVLAQQAQDKDRQTKDQMAEVVALRSKIAQGSQEVVTLKSQLEKVQSQENHQGSKVSELSSQLEGQQKEVLSLQQTLTTVKQDNDTLEQELGGLKQKLAESTEEQTKSAKSMQETLEKLNKKEEQCTSLTTESESLRSQLAGLERKLNAADEKLEQLSKDKSKLEKDISEVMTASGDSSVQLTKMNEDLIQKERRLEEFQSQLAEEKEKVAHLDEKLQQELSRKEQELKESNDAHNSQMKDLQEKIDSLEKTAKQGATLVGELKASQEKSLSEASELHVKELDVLQSQVETLKQELSSSKDKTQELKKLVSELQPYKEQAQCLSAELDTCKHDVEQLSKKLEKQSLDLEKVCKESEDVKAVRGKLETQLSDLQTKLSALEVTHQELSLRNEELLKTRDELSKRQEELLTNNKRSDEERVVLNKELEKLRDLLQQVQTENKNLTRTKGEKIAQIEELQKQNAEKNDLLLKHQQDIEQLQAKKKQLLEDYEKVCKERSRLEEDANESRSKLTCEKDDLILERDAARNAKKSLDAKNAELQEKLKSLNLEKEDLTMKNTQLQALTETLTKEKVEMSSEISASVCDKKNLETVKEELQNKLAVTKKDLETSIRECEELKASKRSLSQMLEEFKTSSQVTDSERVHLLQEKENLLAIQRKVCNEKEELLREMEEIKEKLQTSTEQQFQANEKFKEVSSSFEQERQVFRLQNSETEMSLHAIRKEKMSLDSALEQQKMDYERLAGEKGELEEKQTKALSEKSLLSLERDKLASDVRLTKDEMDSYSRSNADLIQEKSHLSTLLEENKRQKDEVEAEVTSLKREKAELQNELQKQNSDIENLEKGKRELVQEHGKLKMDFEKTNLELVQQLDNLTKNGHRLQSLQTEADKKVQSLQKENQGLLQEIQEFKAQTESMADAKQLLETQLQAESGERTKEMSHKDGLSKQIDELQKTLSKATQENKQISSNLKNADEQNQSFIVDKEALETQLKQREKETSHLTEDKEQLLSKLEEMGKQMTLLTTEKEDLLAAQCKVEQDVSSLHANKENWLTERSRLLEELEKLQVSQKQLEVDVKALQTDKEVLDKQYRNAVAEVSASAAVKEEISSSVSGLTAQKNSLQVERDEAIQEVRQLESQLKNVISKQLEATEASGTTAEALEQLAKEKASLIQEKNEATSLLVELRSSQKETDTQLETLKKENSKHQEDLKVSKDQLHTESQKIKSLCKEIEEHKEAVSVKSQSLQTLQDENNKLTQELDNKHRDQSDVSKLKDGQTKLKKQLGQLKQSLPINAFSESTLKEQLDKEKAALQQSVHKNSALISEKDQQVENLRSELTALRGESVSAKALQGTIQALERDKANLQERVQRLEKDLAAGPENINHSSGDAASDQSREDKDTADSQIEFLNSVIVDLQKKNKELKDKLEKMAEAALNGNNRSELDNYDGNGQEPVKKKVPPRLFCDICDCFDLHDTEDCPTQMQMPDSPPHTTYHGCKEDRAYCDICEVFGHWTESCTDDQTF; translated from the exons atgagCACAGCTAAGGCCAGTGGAATCAAAGGGCCCAGCAAGATAGCCAGGCCACCTGGGACAGGAGCCCCCAAAACCAACCCCAGCGCAG GAGCTAAAGTTGCAGCTGACAAATCAGCTGCAATTGCCAGTGGAGGAGATGCCCAAAACGCTGAGGAGAGCTTCCAGGTTGGGGAGCGGGTATGGGTGAACGGGAATAAGCCAGGCTGCATTCAGTTTTTGGGAGAGACACAGTTTGCCCCAGGGCAGTGGGCTGGGATTGTTCTGGATGAGCCCATTGGGAAGAATGACGGGTCAGTGGCAGGGGTGCGCTACTTCCAGTGCGAAGCCCTGCGAGGTATATTCACCCGCCCGTCCAAGCTGTCTGGCACAGAGGGGGAGTCTAATGGAACTCTGACGGAACCGCCTTCCCGCGCCACATCACCCACGCCTTCCGTTGATAGCGTAGCCTCTCATACACCTGCCGCAAAATCCATGATGCCCTCTACTACCCCAGCAGCCAAGAAGCCCTCCACCACTACACCAGCGACACCAGCTACGCCAGCGACACCAGCTACGCCAGCTACAAACCTTGTGCGCAcaaacagtgaatctgtctCCAACCTCTCAGAGACGGGATCAGTCAAGAAGGGGGAAAGGGAACTGAAGATGGGCGACCGTGTACTG GTTGGTGGTACAAAGGCAGGGGTGGTACGTTTCCTTGGAGAAACAGATTTTGCCAAAGGCGAATGGTGCGGTGTGGAGTTGGACGAGCCTTTAGGAAAGAATGACGGGGCAGTGGCAGGCACAAG ATATTTTCAGTGCCAACCCAAGTATGGCTTATTTGCTCCAGTGCACAAAGTCACGCGCATCGGCTTCCCCTCCACCACGCCAGCCAAAGCAAAAACTACAGTTCGGAAAGTAGTGGCCACACCATCAGGGCTGAAGAGAAGCCCCAGTGCCTCCTCCATCAGTAGCATGAGCTCCGTGGCATCCTCTGTCAGCGCCAAACCTAGCCGCACAGGCCTG CTGACAGAGACATCATCACGGTATAATCGAAAGATTTCTGGCACTACAGCCCTGCAGGAGGCATtgaaggagaagcagcaacATATTGAGCAGCTCATGGGTGAGAGGGACATGGAGAGAGCTGAGGTCATCAAGGCCACAAGCCATGTTGGAGAGATGGAGCAAGAAATTAACCTGCTCAGGGATGACCACGAGCAG ATGGAGACTAAGATGGATCAGTTACGCACCTTGGTAGAAgctgcagacaaagacaaagtggAGCTACTGaatcagctggaggaggagcgtAG GAAAGTGGAGGACCTTCAGTTCCGTGTAGAAGAAGCTTGTATTACCAAAGGAGATCTGGAG ACGCAGACCAGACTGGAGCATGCCCACATTAAGGAGCTTGAACAGAGCCTGCTCTTTGAAAAGACCAAAGCTGAGAAACTCCAAAGAGAGTTAGAAGACACTAGG GTTGCTTCTGTGTCGGAAAGATCCCGTGTAATGTATCTTGAGAGGGACCTTACACTGCGTACAAGAGAGGTAGCTGACCTGCAGCTGCGCCTGGGAACCGAGCCGGGCTCTGGGGACTCtactctttctcctctcctggAAGAGATACACTCTCTGAGGGATCAGTTGGCTGCCCAAGAAGCCAAACAGCAAGAAGAGCTGACTACATACAAGGAGAAGCAAGATGCTCAAGAGAAGATCCACAGTAAGGAAGTTGCTCAGCTTCAGGCCACATCTGTGAGGCTCTCTGGTGAAAACGAACAGGTGCAAATGCGCTTAAGCCAAGCTGAGAAGGAGAACGCCGACATCACTGAACTGTGGCGTTCCAAGTTGGAGTCTTCTGTTGCCTCTCACCAGCAAACCCTAGAGGAGTTGAAGGTGTCCTTCAGCAAAGGTGCAGGTGCCCAGACAGAAGAGCTTGTAGAAACCAAAAGTGCACTTGAGACACTGAAGTTAGAGCACAAGTTGGCTGTGGAGGAGGCGGGAGCCAAACATGATGCTAACACCGCAGCTTGGACTCAGGAGACACGGGCACTGAAAGCACAGCTGCTGTCTTTGACGGAAGACAAGGAGCGACTGGAGGAGTTGGTACGGTCCAGCGTTGACAAAACAGAGGAGCAGCACCTTGTGGAGATGGAGGATGTCCTTGGAAAGCTTCATACTGCCGAACTTAGGGTTAAGGAGcttgaggagaaagaagaagtgttGGCACAACAGGCCCAAGACAAGGACAGACAGACCAAAGACCAGATGGCAGAAGTGGTGGCTCTGCGCAGCAAAATTGCACAAGGTAGCCAGGAGGTGGTGACCCTGAAGAGTCAGTTAGAGAAGGTTCAGAGCCAAGAAAACCACCAGGGTTCCAAG GTTAGTGAGCTGAGCTCTCAGTTGGAGGGTCAACAGAAGGAAGTCCTCTCTTTACAGCAGACTCTGACCACTGTGAAGCAGGACAACGACACCCTTGAACAAGAACTTGGAGGCTTG AAACAAAAGTTGGCTGaaagcacagaggagcagacaaAATCAGCTAAATCTATGCAAG AAACCCTTGAGAAGCTTAATAAGAAGGAAGAGCAGTGCACATCCCTGACCACAGAGTCAGAGTCTCTGAGAAGTCAACTCGCCG GGCTAGAGAGGAAGCTgaatgctgcagatgaaaagCTGGAGCAGCTTTCAAAAGACAAAAGCAAGCTGGAAAAGGACATTTCAGAAGTGATGACGGCATCTGGGGACAGCTCAGTACAACTGACCAAAATGAATGAAGACCTCATACAGAAAGAAAG GAGGCTTGAGGAGTTCCAGAGTCAACttgcagaggagaaggagaaggttGCACACTTGGATGAAAAACTCCAGCAGGAACTCTCCCGCAAAGAGCAGGAGCTGAAAGAGAGCAACGATGCACATAACTCTCAGATGAAAGACCTTCAGGAAAAAATTGATAGCTTG GAGAAGACTGCTAAACAGGGTGCGACCCTGGTTGGGGAGCTGAAGGCCTCTCAAGAGAAATCCCTCTCTGAGGCCTCAGAGCTCCACGTGAAGGAACTTGACGTGCTGCAGAGTCAGGTGGAAACGTTGAAGCAGGAGCTCTCGTCCTCCAAAGACAAAACCCAGGAGCTGAAAAAGCTGGTGTCCGAGCTGCAGCCATACAAGGAACAGGCTCAG TGCCTTTCTGCTGAGCTTGACACCTGCAAGCATGATGTTGAACAATTGTCGaaaaaactggaaaagcagAGCCTAGATCTGGAAAAGGTGTGTAAGGAAAGTGAGGATGTTAAGGCTGTGAGAGGAAAACTGGAGACACAGCTTTCAGATTTGCAGACTAAGCTCTCTGCCCTTGAGGTTACTCACCAGGAGCTTTCACTCCGGAATGAAGAACTGCTAAAAACCAGAGATGAGCTCTCAAAACGTCAAGAAGAGTTACTCACCAACAACAAGCGCTCGGATGAGGAACGGGTTGTATTGAACAAAGAGTTGGAGAAGCTCAGAGATCTTCTTCAGCAAGTGCAGACTGAAAACAAGAACCTGACGCGTACTAAAGGTGAAAAAATAGCCCAAATCGAGGAGCTTCAAAAGCAAAATGCAGAAAAGAACGACTTGCTCCTAAAGCATCAGCAGGACATTGAGCAACTACAGGCTAAAAAGAAGCAACTGCTTGAGGATTATGAAAAGGTCTGTAAAGAGAGGAGCCGGCTTGAAGAGGACGCCAACGAAAGCAGGTCAAAGCTCACGTGTGAGAAGGACGATCTCATTTTAGAGAGAGATGCTGCTAGAAATGCCAAAAAGTCTCTCGATGCTAAGAATGCTGAACTGCAGGAAAAACTCAAATCCTTGAACTTGGAAAAAGAAGATCTTACAATGAAGAATACCCAGCTGCAGGCActcacagaaacactgacaaaaGAGAAGGTGGAGATGTCCTCTGAGATCAGTGCCTCTGTGTGCGATAAAAAGAACCTGGAGACAGTGAAGGAAGAGCTCCAGAATAAGCTTGCTGTTACAAAGAAAGACCTGGAGACTTCTATCCGTGAATGTGAAGAACTGAAGGCCTCAAAAAGGAGCCTGAGCCAGATGCTGGAGGAGTTCAAGACAAGCAGTCAGGTGACCGATTCTGAGAGAGTTCACCttctgcaggagaaagaaaacctgCTTGCGATCCAAAGAAAAGTCTGTAACGAGAAGGAAGAGCTCCTCAGAGAGATggaagaaataaaggaaaagctTCAAACCTCAACAGAACAACAGTTTCAGGCCAATGAGAAATTCAAAGAAGTATCATCGTCCTTTGAGCAAGAGAGGCAAGTGTTTCGTCTTCAGAATTCTGAAACTGAGATGTCTCTGCATGCTATTCGAAAGGAAAAGATGAGCCTGGATTCAGCACTAGAGCAGCAGAAAATGGATTATGAGCGTTTGGCAGGGGAGaagggagagctggaggagaaacaaacCAAGGCCTTATCTGAGAAAAGTCTTCTTTCTCTTGAGCGTGATAAGCTGGCTAGTGATGTTCGTTTAACTAAGGACGAGATGGACAGTTACTCCAGATCTAATGCCGACCTCATTCAAGAGAAATCTCATCTATCAACATTGCTAGAGGAAAACAAACGGCAAAAAGATGAAGTTGAAGCGGAGGTGACCTCTTTGAAACGAGAAAAGGCTGAACTACAGAATGAACTGCAGAAACAAAACTCTGATATTGAAAATCTTGAAAAGGGCAAACGTGAACTTGTTCAAGAACATGGTAAATTAAAAATGGATTTTGAGAAGACCAATTTAGAACTTGTGCAACAGCTGGATAACCTGACGAAAAATGGTCATCGTCTGCAGTCGCTGCAAACTGAAGCTGACAAGAAGGTGCAGTCTCTGCAGAAAGAGAACCAGGGGCTGCTTCAGGAGATCCAAGAGTTTAAAGCTCAGACTGAATCGATGGCAGATGCAAAGCAGCTCCTTGAGACCCAGCTACAAGCTGAATCCGGTGAACGGACGAAAGAGATGTCCCATAAGGATGGTCTTTCCAAACAAATCGATGAACTGCAGAAAACATTGTCCAAAGCtacacaagaaaataaacagatctCTTCAAACCTTAAGAATGCTGATGAGCAAAACCAGTCTTTTATTGTGGATAAGGAGGCTTTGGAAACACAGTTGAAGCAGCGAGAGAAAGAAACCAGTCACTTGACGGAAGATAAAGAGCAGTTACTATCTAAGCTTGAGGAGATGGGCAAACAGATGACCCTCTTGACCACAGAGAAAGAGGACCTTCTAGCTGCACAGTGTAAAGTAGAGCAGGATGTTTCTTCTCTCCATGCCAACAAAGAAAATTGGCTCACAGAACGATCAAGGCTGCTCGAAGAGTTGGAGAAGTTGCAGGTTAGCCAGAAACAATTGGAGGTTGACGTCAAGGCCCTACAAACCGATAAAGAAGTTTTGGATAAGCAGTACAGGAATGCCGTCGCAGAGGTATCAgcttctgctgcagtgaaagaAGAGATTTCCTCCAGCGTCTCAGGGTTAACAGCCCAGAAGAATTCCCTGCAGGTGGAGAGAGATGAAGCCATCCAGGAAGTCAGGCAGCTCGAGTCCCAActaaaaaatgtcatttctaAGCAGCTTGAG GCTACAGAGGCCTCTGGCACGACTGCTGAGGCTCTCGAACAGCTGGCTAAAGAGAAGGCCAGTTTGATTCAGGAGAAGAACGAGGCCACGTCTTTGCTGGTCGAGCTGCGCAGCTCCCAAAAGGAGACGGACACTCAG ctggaaacactgaaaaaggaGAATTCCAAGCACCAAGAGGATCTGAAAGTTTCCAAAGATCAGCTTCACACAGAAAGTCAGAAGATCAAGAGTCTGTGCAAGGAAAT cGAGGAGCATAAAGAGGCGGTTTCTGTGAAGTCGCAGTCCCTGCAGACTCTgcaggatgaaaacaacaagCTGACTCAGGAGCTGgataacaaacacagagaccAGAGTGATGTCTCGAAG CTCAAAGATGGGCAGACAAAACTCAAAAAGCAGTTGGGACAGTTGAAGCAAAG CCTGCCAATTAATGCCTTCAG TGAGAGCACCTTGAAGGAGCAGTTGGACAAGGAGAAGGCCGCCCTCCAACAGTCCGTCCATAAAAACAGTGCCTTAATCTCAGAAAAGGACCAGCAGGTGGAAAACCTGAGGAGCGAG CTGACTGCACTGCGCGGGGAAAGTGTCTCGGCTAAGGCGCTGCAGGGAACTATTCAGGCCTTGGAGCGGGACAAGGCCAATCTACAGGAGCGTGTTCAGAGACTGGAGAAGGACCTGGCTGCAGGGCCTGAGAACATCAACCACTCGTCAG GTGATGCTGCTTCGGACCAGTCAAGGGAGGATAAGGACACTGCAGACAGTCAG ATTGAGTTCCTGAATTCAGTCATCGTCGACCTCCAGAAGAAGAACAAGGAACTCAAGGACAAGCTGGAGAAAATGGCAGAGGCTGCTCTCAATGGGAATAATCGGAGTGAGCTGGATAACTACGACGG CAACGGACAGGAACCCGTGAAGAAGAAGGTGCCCCCGAGGCTGTTCTGTGACATCTGCGACTGCTTCGACCTCCACGACACCGAGGACTGTCCCACGCAAATGCAGATGCCCGACTCGCCCCCACACACCACCTACCACGGCTGTAAGGAGGATCGGGCCTACTGTGACATCTGTGAGGTCTTTGGCCACTGGACCGAATCCTGTACTGACGATCAGACCTTTTAA